One region of Lathamus discolor isolate bLatDis1 chromosome 2, bLatDis1.hap1, whole genome shotgun sequence genomic DNA includes:
- the GOLGA4 gene encoding golgin subfamily A member 4 isoform X2, which translates to MFKKLKQKISEEQEQASPRGARGRAAPLPSQVPSKSPPPLGRSSSTSSFTDQTDDDSLPDKELLAGMIAEPAFLSEYTIFALDPTKQPKPQSDSVNSCREPLLLYKENNGSGSASPQESLERTSSRDFLNRLDLDTAGPTFDPPSDIESEPEEPLGKMDSLSKEQLLQRLRRMERSLGNYRGKYSELVSAYQVTQREKKKLQGVLSQTQDKALRRIGELREELQMDQQAKKHLQEEFDASLEEKDQLISVLQTQVSLLKQRLQNGQISTELPDPNTQSEPPGESPTREVNVDNFGDPGSNGGNGDSVKTLETLHQRVKRQENLLQRCKEVIRSHKERCAQLTNEKEALQEQLEERLQELEKMKDLQMAEKTKLITQLRDAKNLIEQLEQDKGMVIAETKRQMHETLELKEEEIAQLRARIKQMTTKGEELKEQKEKSEKAAFEELERALSIAQKTEEARKKLQAEMDEKIKAVEKASEEERVNLQRELTRVKQEVVEIMKKSSEERVAELENFHKKELATKEQELNERLQAQEKAFQERMKAALEKNQSECLKTLQEQEQQESLALEELELQKKAIQSECDKKVQMMHQEVETCRTRILELESSLAKYSQNDRKQSEELSTLMESEKEQHNKEMTEMAEKHKKEMENMKQQQEKIWTEKLQILKQQQVAEIEKMREKQEEEIDTILKEKETVFCAHIEEMNEKTLEKLDVKQTELEALSSELSEALKIRHDLEQELSELNSKVCEAKQELEEERKRHNEEVEVMLKEHEMSIQGVEKVLKEELNKLKQSLEEKDRHLEELKAHEQKLKESAERSEAELVRVSAKLEEISESHQKTSNEQAKTYEEALAKLQQKLADLEGEKLQLSEQLEKNQSQSNEVKSELGAYISQVRDLKQHLQEQSNENTLKLTSLTQQYECQLKDLQKEADEMKRSLTEKENEIEHMKKLQDKQVEELKQKLLGAEDRIGALQGEYESKLKRQENKMEKIKQKSKDMQETFKNKLAEQEAKLKKELENKQLEFSQKESEFNAKMLEMAHASSAGMNDAVSKLESNQKEQLEALAEAHRRELEEIVQSWEKKLNQQVEELQEKHDMELQEKEQEVGDLKQKLVTFSAEEESSRTEITQLKEEQVKREESLKELQEQLRQSVSKVSALSDKESDLKAQLKKLESDLNQSLKERSELEEQLNKQKAVEEQDKARITELADTLKTLEEKLQTMQSSLYKDHENYEKKIEAIQLKETELKRQTGELAAQLDAYWKNAEALLQTKSSELIDKCSEKIGLVKCKLADCERRTAKVKEAVLIKINKIPQLEAQLREVSDHHSAANTSLQKSMQQLQERDNVIMSLRTDIEGLLTEKEQLQKEGGHQQQAASEKETCITQLKKELSENINAVTSMREELQEKESEISALNKTINDLNVRLESTVSLTEKEAAMSLLSKQHQEDRLQLLNQVQELSSRVEMLGQEKALALDQVDQCTAKLSEWKTKAQTKFTQNHDTIKDLQSKLELSNIEGNKKDEELNKLKEQLAQQSKNIDSLRSELEQKQNRRGKQESDLTAKINHQAARIAELEEHVAQKTSENDSLREELKKHNEQKDMEQQEIAWQLQQAEKVAFEKDNRFKEAEEKVLHLEKQIGSLKAEFESKEREFDQMKSAILKSKEEELKELEEKLNAENSTKLTDLKKKAEQKIGSIRRQLMSQMEEKEQQFQQDKENQLRELEQKVQERDAKIESLELTIKSTRDPTALEKEMLQKVESVKAAVEQDKNNMLESVKQTYEEKIHILHKDLTEKDGLLEKYEKEQQKSIDSHLELQNKQVELLKTLECIEKSYQEEQSRTESLKKELEEQTKKYSLLADEHARCGGDLASSREELKAKEQKCLDMENIVGDFQKKMQEKEAVSQSLEQKIKELENNLVKENEVHKIEVEDVSLRYEEKLKSLQQQLDERNGSLKAFEENAAEKAKSGLELQKVLDDMQNQQKDLQAKLEETEREKQKLRKEVNNLQKDLRALRKEHQQELEILKKESLEEMEQKIRCEQEDIELKHNSTIKQLMREFNTQLAQKERELETAVKETMSKAQDVENELIENHHIETTQLRKKIAEKDDDLKRTVKKYEEILEAREEEMTAKVHELQAQLEDLKKEHKERMAEEERWNNEKVTITELQAQLAQKTTLVNDSKLKEQEFKEQINVLEDRLRNYEKNMYVTSVGTPYRDGSLHHTDVSLFGEPTEFEYLRKVLFEYMMGRETKTMAKVITTVLKFPADQTQKILEREDARPLSWRRPY; encoded by the exons AACTCCTGTAGAGAGCCACTTCTCCtatacaaagaaaacaatggaAGTGGATCAGCCTCTCCACAG GAGTCCCTGGAACGAACTTCTTCAAGAGACTTCTTGAATCGACTGGACTTGGACACAGCTGGTCCCACCTTTGATCCACCTTCTGACATTGAAAGTGAGCCGGAAGAGCCTCTGGGAAAAATGGACAGCCTCAGcaaagagcagctgctgcagcgaCTGCGCAGGATGGAACGCAGCTTGGGCAACTACAGGGGAAAGTACTCGGAG ctAGTGTCTGCTTATCAAGTTACCCAGCGGGAGAAGAAGAAGCTACAG ggTGTTCTGAGTCAAACTCAGGATAAAGCACTTCGCAGAATTGGAGAACTGAGGGAG GAGCTCCAGATGGATCAACAGGCTAAGAAACATCTCCAAGAGGAATTTGATGCTTCCTTAGAAGAAAAGGACCAACTTATTAGTGTCCTGCAAACTCAG gtatCATTGTTGAAACAGAGGTTACAGAATGGGCAGATAAGTACTGAATTGCCTGATCCAAATACTCAGTCTGAACCACCAGGGGAAAGTCCAACAAGAGAAGTCAATGTAGACAATTTTGGGGATCCTGGAAGCAATG GGGGTAATGGAGATTCTGTTAAAACACTGGAAACTCTTCATCAGAGGGTGAAGCGCCAAGAGAACTTGCTGCAGCGTTGTAAGGAGGTGATTCGGTCGCATAAGGAGCGCTGTGCCCAGTTAACCAATGAGAAAGAGGCACTTCAGGAACAGTTAGAAGAGAGGCTTCAGGAACTGGAGAAAATGAAG GACCTTCAGATGGCTGAGAAGACTAAACTGATTACGCAGCTGCGCGATGCGAAGAATTTGATTGAGCAGCTAGAACAAGACAAG GGCATGGTAATTGCAGAGACAAAGCGACAAATGCACGAAACACTGGAATTGAAGGAGGAGGAGATAGCCCAGCTGCGTGCTCGGATCAAACAAATGACTACAAAAGGCGAGgaattaaaagaacagaaagaaaaatctgaaaaagctG cttttgAAGAACTTGAGAGGGCTTTGAGTATTGCCCAAAAGACAGAGGAAGCCCGGAAAAAATTGCAGGCAGAAATGGATGAAAAAATCAAAGCTGTAGAAAAGGCAAGTGAGGAAGAGAGGGTAAATCTTCAACGGGAGTTAACCAGAGTGAAACAAGAGGTGGTTGAGATTATGAAG AAGTCTTCAGAGGAGCGTGTTGCTGAACTAGAAAACTTCCATAAAAAAGAGCTGGCTACCAAAGAACAGGAGCTAAATGAGAGATTACAGGCCCAAGAAAAGGCATTCCAGGAGAGGATGAAGGCAGCTCTT gaaaaaaatcaaagtgagTGTTTGAAAACCCTTCAAGAGCAAGAGCAGCAAGAATCCTTAGCCTTGGAAGAATtagagctgcagaagaaagcaaTACAGTCAGAGTGTGACAAGAAGGTTCAGATGATGCATCAAGAAGTAGAGACTTGTAGAACT AGGATTCTTGAACTGGAAAGCTCACTTGCAAAGTATTCTCAAAATGACAGAAAGCAATCAGAGGAATTAAGTACTCTGATGGAGTCTGAAAAAGAGCAGCACAATAAGGAGATGActgaaatggctgaaaaacacaagaaagaaatggagaacatgaaacagcagcaggaaaagattTGGACTGAAAAACTTCAAATCTTAAAGCAACAGCAAGTagctgaaatagaaaaaatgagagagaaacaaGAAGAAGAGATAGATAcaattttgaaagagaaagagacTGTTTTCTGTGCACACATAGAAGAGATGAATGAAAAAACATTGGAAAAACTTGATGTGAAACAAACAGAACTAGAAGCACTGTCTTCTGAGCTGTCAGAAGCACTAAAAATACGTCATGATTTAGAACAAGAGCTCTCAGAATTGAATAGTAAAGTGTGTGAAGCAAAGCAAGAAttggaagaagagaggaaacgGCACAATGAAGAGGTGGAAGTCATGTTAAAAGAGCATGAAATGTCTATTCAAGGTGTTGAGAAGGTACTCAAAGAGGAACTTAACAAACTCAAGCAATCATTGGAGGAGAAGGACAGACATCTGGAGGAACTAAAAGCACATGAACAGAAACTAAAGGAATCTGCAGAAAGATCTGAAGCTGAACTTGTCCGAGTGTCTGCAAAGCTAGAGGAGATTTCAGAATCTCATCAGAAAACTTCTAATGAGCAAGCAAAGACTTATGAAGAGGCATTagcaaagctgcagcagaagctggcAGATCTTGAAGGTGAAAAATTGCAACTTAGTGAGCAGctagaaaaaaatcagtctcaGTCTAATGAAGTCAAGAGTGAGTTAGGGGCATACATCTCTCAGGTACGTGACCTGAAGCAGCATTTGCAAGagcaaagcaatgaaaacacaCTAAAGTTAACCTCTCTAACACAGCAGTATGAATGTCAACTGAAGGATCTACAAAAAGAAGCTGATGAGATGAAGAGAAGTCTaactgagaaggaaaatgaaattgaaCACATGAAGAAGTTACAGGACAAGCAAGTGGAAGAGCTTAAACAGAAACTGTTAGGTGCGGAGGATAGAATTGGTGCTTTACAAGGAGAATATGAAAGTAAACTGAAACGTCAGGAgaataaaatggagaaaattaaacagaaatccAAAGATATGCAGGaaactttcaaaaataaactTGCTGAACAAGAGGCTAAACTAAAAAAGGAGCTTGAAAACAAGCAGTTGGAGTTCAGTCAGAAAGAGAGTGAGTTCAATGCTAAAATGTTGGAAATGGCACATGCCAGCTCAGCTGGAATGAATGATGCTGTGTCAAAACTGGAATCTAATCAGAAAGAGCAACTGGAGGCTCTCGCTGAGGCTCATAGGAGGGAGTTGGAAGAAATTGTCCagagttgggaaaaaaaactcAATCAGCAGGTTGAAGAGCTCCAGGAAAAACATGATATGGAACTGCAAGAGAAAGAGCAGGAAGTTGGAGACCTAAAACAGAAGCTTGTGACCTTCAGTGCTGAGGAGGAGAGCTCCAGAACAGAAATAACCCAACTGAAGGAAGAACAGGTGAAAAGGGAAGAGTCTCTGAAGGAACTGCAAGAACAGCTAAGGCAGTCAGTGTCTAAGGTGAGTGCTTTGTCAGATAAGGAGAGTGACCTGAAAGCACAGTTGAAAAAATTGGAGAGTGATCTTAATCAGTCCCTGAAAGAACGGTCAGAACTGGAGGAACAGCTCAATAAACAGAAAGCAGTTGAAGAACAGGATAAAGCCAGAATTACCGAGCTGGCTGATACCCTGAAAACCCTTGAGGAGAAACTCCAAACAATGCAGTCTTCTCTGTATAAAGATCATGaaaattatgagaaaaaaatagaggcAATTCAGCTAAAAGAAACTGAGCTTAAGAGGCAGACAGGAGAACTTGCAGCCCAGTTAGATGCTTATTGGAAGAATGCTGAAGCCTTAttacaaacaaaaagcagtgaaTTAATTGATAAATGTAGTGAAAAAATTGGCCTGGTAAAATGCAAACTTGCAGATTGCGAGCGCCGAACTGCAAAAGTTAAAGAAGCAgtgttaataaaaattaataagatTCCTCAACTAGAAGCTCAACTTAGAGAAGTATCAGACCATCATTCTGCTGCAAATACTTCATTGCAGAAGTCAATGCAACAGCTGCAAGAGAGGGACAATGTAATTATGTCCCTGAGAACTGACATTGAAGGACTTCTGACAGAAAAGGAACAACTGCAGAAAGAGGGAGGGCATCAGCAGCAAGCAGcgtcagaaaaagaaacttgcATTACACAACTGAAGAAAGAGTTGTCTGAAAATATCAACGCTGTCACCTCAATGAGGGAGGAACTCCAGGAAAAAGAATCTGAGATCTCTGCTCTCAACAAAACAATTAATGACCTTAATGTTAGACTGGAAAGCACAGTAAGTTTAACAGAGAAGGAAGCAGCCATGTCTCTGTTAAGCAAGCAACATCAAGAGGATCGGTTGCAGTTGTTAAACCAAGTACAGGAGTTATCATCCAGAGTTGAGATGCTGGGTCAAGAAAAAGCCTTGGCTCTTGACCAGGTAGATCAGTGCACGGCCAAGCTGTCAGAGTGGAAAACGAAAGCACAAACCAAGTTTACCCAAAATCATGACACTATTAAAGATTTGCAGAGCAAACTTGAATTAAGCAATATTGAAGGCAATAAAAAAGATGAAGAGCTCAATAAATTGAAGGAGCAGCTAGCTCAACAAAGCAAGAATATCGATAGTTTAAGAAGTGAATTGgaacaaaagcagaacagaagggGAAAGCAAGAAAGTGATTTAACTGCAAAGATAAACCACCAAGCAGCAAGAATTGCTGAGCTAGAAGAACACGTTGCTCAGAAGACTTCAGAAAATGATTCCTTGAGGGAAGAACTTAAAAAGCATAATGAACAAAAAGACATGGAGCAGCAAGAGATAGCATGGCAACTCCAGCAGGCAGAGAAGGTGGCTTTTGAAAAGGACAATAGATTTAAGGAGGCCGAAGAAAAGGTGCTTCATCTTGAGAAGCAAATAGGTTCGCTGAAAGCTGAATTTGAATCAAAGGAGAGGGAGTTTGATCAAATGAAGTCAGCAATActtaaaagcaaagaggaagaactgaaagaattaGAAGAGAAACTGAATGCAGAGAACAGCACTAAGCTGACAGATCTGAAAAAGAAGGCAGAGCAAAAAATTGGTTCTATTAGAAGGCAATTGATGTCtcagatggaagaaaaagaacagcaatTTCAGCAGGATAAAGAAAATCAGTTAAGAGAATTGGAGCAAAAAGTGCAGGAGAGAGATGCCAAAATTGAGTCCTTAGAATTAACAATTAAGTCAACGAGAGATCCCAcagcattagaaaaagaaatgctgcaaaaagTAGAGAGTGTAAAAGCTGCTGTAGAACAAGATAAAAACAACATGCTTGAGAGTGTCAAACAGACATATGAAGAGAAAATTCACATATTACACAAGGACTTAACTGAAAAAGATGGATTGTTGGAGAAGTATGAAAAGGAACAACAAAAGAGTATTGACTCTCACCTAGAACTGCAAAACAAACAGGTAGAACTCCTTAAAACACTAGAATGCATTGAGAAGAGTTATCAGGAGGAGCAGAGTAGGACAGAAAGCCTTAAGAAAGAACTCGAGGAGCAGACCAAGAAATACTCATTGTTAGCAGATGAGCATGCTCGTTGTGGTGGCGATTTAGCAAGCAGTAGGGAAGAATTAAAAgctaaagaacagaaatgtcttGATATGGAGAACATAGTTGGtgatttccagaaaaaaatgcaggaaaaggaggcagTTAGCCAATCTTTGGAACAGAAGATCAAAGAGTTGGAAAATAACCtggtgaaggaaaatgaagtgcATAAGATTGAGGTGGAAGATGTGAGTTTGAGATatgaagaaaagctaaaaagtTTACAGCAGCAGTTGGATGAAAGAAATGGTAGTCTGAAAGCTTTTGAGGAAAATGCTGCTGAGAAGGCAAAGTCAGGTTTGGAGCTGCAGAAGGTACTAGATGATATGCAGAACCAGCAGAAGGACTTGCAGGCTAAACTGGAAGAGACTGAAAGGGAGAAGCAGAAACTACGCAAGGAAGTGAATAATCTTCAAAAAGACTTACGTGCTCTGCGAAAAGAACATCAGCAGGAGcttgaaatactgaagaaagaGTCCTTAGAAGAAATGGAGCAGAAAATCAG ATGTGAACAAGAAGACATAGAGTTAAAGCACAACTCCACCATAAAGCAGTTAATGAGAGAGTTCAACACTCAGCTGGCtcagaaagagagagaattagaaacagcagtaaaagagaCTATGA GCAAAGCCCAGGATGTAGAAAATGAATTGATAGAAAATCATCACATAGAGACAACACAGTTGCGTAAAAAAATTGCTGAAAAAGATGATGATCTAAAAAGGACTgtgaaaaaatatgaagaaatccTTGAG GCTCGTGAAGAAGAGATGACAGCAAAAGTTCAtgagctgcaggcacagctaGAAGACTTGAAAAAGGAACACAAAGAAAGGATGGCAGAAGAGGAACGTTGGAACAATGAAAAA GTCACAATAACAGAGCTTCAG GCCCAGCTTGCACAGAAGACCACACTAGTCAATGATTCAAAACTGAAGGAGCAGGAGTTCAAAGAGCAG ATTAATGTACtagaagacaggttgagaaatTATGAGAAGAATATGTATGTCACATCAGTTGGAACACCATACAGAG ATGGAAGCCTTCACCATACTGACGTTTCCCTCTTTGGGGAGCCTACTGAGTTTGAATACTTGAGGAAAGTGCTCTTCGAATATATGATGGGTCGAGAGACAAAG ACAATGGCCAAGGTTATAACAACAGTGCTGAAGTTCCCAGCAGATCAGACTCAGAAGATCCTAGAACGAGAAGATGCTCGGCCATTG TCATGGCGACGACCATATTGA